A section of the Scleropages formosus chromosome 12, fSclFor1.1, whole genome shotgun sequence genome encodes:
- the LOC108929533 gene encoding glycerol-3-phosphate acyltransferase 4 isoform X2, protein MSLEEEIKEIRRSGSSRDLGAASQEFEMSDIFYFCRRGVESIMDDEVTKRFSAEELESWNLLTRSNYNFQHISLRLTVLWGLGVLVRYGFLLPLRVTLAFTGVGLLVVLTSIVGLLPSGRTKNFLSEKVHLMCYRICVRALTAIITYHNSENKPKNGGICVANHTSPIDVIILASDGCYAMVGQIHGGLMGVIQRAMVKACPHIWFERSEVKDRHLVAKRLSDHVEDKTKLPILIFPEGTCINNTSVMMFKKGSFEIGTTVYPVAIKYDPRFAEAFWNSSKYGMVNYLLRMMSSWAVVCSVWYLPPMRREEGEDAVQFANRVKAAIARQGGLVDLLWDGGLKRAKVKDTFKEEQQKLYSKMLVGAQEDRSRS, encoded by the exons ATGTCGCTGGAGGAGGAGATCAAGGAGATCCGGCGGAGTGGCAGTAGCAGGGACCTGGGTGCTGCGTCCCAGGAATTTGAGATGTCAGACATCTTCTACTTCTGCCGGCGTGGCGTGGAAAGCATCATGGACGACGAGGTGACAAAGCGTTTCTCTGCTGAAGAGCTGGAGTCATGGAACCTGTTGACACGCAGCAACTACAACTTCCAGCACATCAGCCTGCGGCTCACTGTGCTTTGGGGGTTGGGCGTGCTCGTCCGCTATGGCTTCCTGCTGCCACTCAG GGTAACACTGGCCTTCACCGGTGTGGGTCTCCTTGTGGTCCTTACCAGCATTGTGGGTTTGTTGCCCAGTGGGAG GACAAAGAACTTCCTCAGTGAGAAGGTTCATCTTATGTGTTACCGGATATGTGTGCGAGCCCTCACTGCCATTATCACCTACCACAACAG TGAAAATAAGCCCAAGAATGGTGGAATTTGTGTCGCGAACCACACCTCGCCTATTGACGTCATTATCCTGGCCAGTGATGGCTGCTATGCTATG GTGGGTCAAATTCACGGAGGGCTGATGGGGGTCATCCAGAGGGCTATGGTCAAGGCATGTCCACACATCTGGTTTGAGCGCTCTGAAGTCAAAGACCGTCACCTTGTGGCCAAACG ACTGAGTGACCATGTAGAAGACAAAACTAAATTGCCTATTCTCATTTTCCCTGAGG GCACCTGCATTAACAACACCTCCGTAATGATGTTCAAGAAGGGCAGCTTTGAGATTGGCACCACCGTGTACCCTGTTGCCATCAAG TACGACCCACGCTTTGCTGAGGCCTTCTGGAACAGCAGCAAGTATGGGATGGTCAACTACCTACTGAGGATGAtgagcagctgggctgtggtgTGCAGCGTGTGGTACCTGCCTCCCATGCGCCGAGAG gaaggagaggatgCAGTCCAGTTTGCCAACCGTGTGAAGGCTGCCATTGCCAGACAGGGAGGACTTGTAGACCTGCTTTG GGATGGTGGCTTGAAGCGTGCAAAGGTGAAGGATACCTTcaaggaagagcagcagaagcTCTACAGCAAGATGTTGGTGGGAGCTCAGGAGGACCGCAGCCGTTCCTGA
- the LOC108929533 gene encoding glycerol-3-phosphate acyltransferase 4 isoform X1, whose protein sequence is MGWFLLPFDNLLCMLLGISFTVWFTLLLVFIIVPAIFGVSFGIRRLYMKTLLKVFGWATLRIERGAKEKNHLIYKPYSNGIIAKEPMSLEEEIKEIRRSGSSRDLGAASQEFEMSDIFYFCRRGVESIMDDEVTKRFSAEELESWNLLTRSNYNFQHISLRLTVLWGLGVLVRYGFLLPLRVTLAFTGVGLLVVLTSIVGLLPSGRTKNFLSEKVHLMCYRICVRALTAIITYHNSENKPKNGGICVANHTSPIDVIILASDGCYAMVGQIHGGLMGVIQRAMVKACPHIWFERSEVKDRHLVAKRLSDHVEDKTKLPILIFPEGTCINNTSVMMFKKGSFEIGTTVYPVAIKYDPRFAEAFWNSSKYGMVNYLLRMMSSWAVVCSVWYLPPMRREEGEDAVQFANRVKAAIARQGGLVDLLWDGGLKRAKVKDTFKEEQQKLYSKMLVGAQEDRSRS, encoded by the exons ATGGGCTGGTTCCTTCTCCCCTTTGATAACCTGCTCTGCATGCTCTTGGGCATCTCCTTCACTGTGTGGTTTACCCTGCTGCTGGTCTTCATCATTGTGCCTGCCATCTTTGGCGTGTCCTTCGGCATCCGCCGTCTCTACATGAAGACGTTGCTCAAAGTATTTGGG TGGGCAACTCTGAGAATAGAGAGGGGAGCCAAGGAGAAGAACCACCTCATCTACAAGCCCTATAGCAATG GCATTATTGCCAAGGAACCCATGTCGCTGGAGGAGGAGATCAAGGAGATCCGGCGGAGTGGCAGTAGCAGGGACCTGGGTGCTGCGTCCCAGGAATTTGAGATGTCAGACATCTTCTACTTCTGCCGGCGTGGCGTGGAAAGCATCATGGACGACGAGGTGACAAAGCGTTTCTCTGCTGAAGAGCTGGAGTCATGGAACCTGTTGACACGCAGCAACTACAACTTCCAGCACATCAGCCTGCGGCTCACTGTGCTTTGGGGGTTGGGCGTGCTCGTCCGCTATGGCTTCCTGCTGCCACTCAG GGTAACACTGGCCTTCACCGGTGTGGGTCTCCTTGTGGTCCTTACCAGCATTGTGGGTTTGTTGCCCAGTGGGAG GACAAAGAACTTCCTCAGTGAGAAGGTTCATCTTATGTGTTACCGGATATGTGTGCGAGCCCTCACTGCCATTATCACCTACCACAACAG TGAAAATAAGCCCAAGAATGGTGGAATTTGTGTCGCGAACCACACCTCGCCTATTGACGTCATTATCCTGGCCAGTGATGGCTGCTATGCTATG GTGGGTCAAATTCACGGAGGGCTGATGGGGGTCATCCAGAGGGCTATGGTCAAGGCATGTCCACACATCTGGTTTGAGCGCTCTGAAGTCAAAGACCGTCACCTTGTGGCCAAACG ACTGAGTGACCATGTAGAAGACAAAACTAAATTGCCTATTCTCATTTTCCCTGAGG GCACCTGCATTAACAACACCTCCGTAATGATGTTCAAGAAGGGCAGCTTTGAGATTGGCACCACCGTGTACCCTGTTGCCATCAAG TACGACCCACGCTTTGCTGAGGCCTTCTGGAACAGCAGCAAGTATGGGATGGTCAACTACCTACTGAGGATGAtgagcagctgggctgtggtgTGCAGCGTGTGGTACCTGCCTCCCATGCGCCGAGAG gaaggagaggatgCAGTCCAGTTTGCCAACCGTGTGAAGGCTGCCATTGCCAGACAGGGAGGACTTGTAGACCTGCTTTG GGATGGTGGCTTGAAGCGTGCAAAGGTGAAGGATACCTTcaaggaagagcagcagaagcTCTACAGCAAGATGTTGGTGGGAGCTCAGGAGGACCGCAGCCGTTCCTGA